Genomic DNA from Terriglobia bacterium:
TCCCGCCTGGACAGAAGACTCGAAATCCATCATCTATGCCACCGACTGCGGGCGCGGACTGGGGCTTACGGCGCTGGCCCGGCTTGCAGTCCCTCAGCGCTGACGGCTCACAGGCAGGAACCGCCGGGGAAGGGAGACTGCAGGTTCCTGGCTGCGCTCAGGATGAGAATGCATCGGTGAAAAAGTACCCTTCACGGACCCTCATTTGGGGCCCTGGACACGAATTCCAACCCCGCGTCTTCCTCGATGCTCTCGACGCTCAGAAATACATCACCGACATGCTCATCTTTGATCATGATTCCGCCGCCAAACTCATCGATGTGCCAATCCATCGCCGGGTCGCCCGTGTAGCGCGTCACTGTAAATTCAACCCTGCCGGGATGACCATTGAGCTTTATGTGATCTCCGCACTTTATCTCTTCGCCCGATTTGTAAAGGAATGACATGACGTGCTAACGCTCCAAAAGCCGTTCATCCCGTGGCTATTGCTTGATCACCGTTCCATCGTACCGCCGGACAATGCCCCAGCCGCCGTTCAGGTGGTCAGGCCCGTCGCGGAAGGGATGTTTGGCCGCAAGCTGCTCGTCGATTTCGATCCCCCAGCCTGGCGCGTCGGTGGCGTAGAGATAGCCGTCCTTGAAAGTCGCGCAGCCCTTGAAGATTTCGGCCTCGAGGCCGGTGATGATGCCGCCTTCCTGGATGCCGAAGTTCGTGCTGGCAAGGTCGAGGTGCAATTGCGCCGTATGGCCAACGGGCGAAACATCTCCCGGCCCGTGCCACGCGGTCTTCACGCCGTACATTTCGCCGAGAATGGCGATCTTCCTTGCCGGCGTCAACCCTCCCGCCTGCGAGAGATGCACGCGGATGTAATCGATCAGCCGGCCTTCGATCAGCGGCTTCCATTCGTGCGGGCTGTTGAACAGCTCGCCCATGGAGAGCGAGGTTGCGCACTGCTGCCGGATCTGCCGGAAGTAGTCAATCTGCTCGGGCGAGAGCACGTCCTCGAGATAGAACAGCCGAATGGGCTCCAATTCCTTGGCAAACTGCGCAGCCTGGTGCGGGCTCACACGCTCGTGTACGTCGTGGATCAGTTCGATTTCTTCACCCAGTTGCGCGCGGCATTCTTCGAGCACCTTCCGCGTCAGCCGCATATAAGGACCCGGTTCCCACACCGGCCCCGAGTGCAAGCCGCGCATGGGCGGGCCGCTAGCTGGGCCGTAGGACGACATACCGGGCACGCCCACCATCACCTTGACAACCTTGAAACCCTGAGCCATCAGCCCGCGCACGCGATCGACGGCCTCCGAGGGTTCCGTGCCTCCAATCGTTCCGTAGACCAATGCCGCTTCGCGCGCCTTGCCGCCCAGCAATTGGTAGACGGGCATGTTGGCCTGGCGGCCCTTGATGTCCCACAGCGCCTGG
This window encodes:
- a CDS encoding enolase C-terminal domain-like protein produces the protein MDRREYFKLGMAGAVGAALSAQPLAAQERETRATRGLPTPVIKDIQVITTQPAGVRLVVVKIITDQDGLYGYGCATFTQRADLVVPAVEKYLKPLLVGKPCDRIEDTWQACYNSSYWRNGPVLNNAISGVDQALWDIKGRQANMPVYQLLGGKAREAALVYGTIGGTEPSEAVDRVRGLMAQGFKVVKVMVGVPGMSSYGPASGPPMRGLHSGPVWEPGPYMRLTRKVLEECRAQLGEEIELIHDVHERVSPHQAAQFAKELEPIRLFYLEDVLSPEQIDYFRQIRQQCATSLSMGELFNSPHEWKPLIEGRLIDYIRVHLSQAGGLTPARKIAILGEMYGVKTAWHGPGDVSPVGHTAQLHLDLASTNFGIQEGGIITGLEAEIFKGCATFKDGYLYATDAPGWGIEIDEQLAAKHPFRDGPDHLNGGWGIVRRYDGTVIKQ